A window from Theobroma cacao cultivar B97-61/B2 chromosome 3, Criollo_cocoa_genome_V2, whole genome shotgun sequence encodes these proteins:
- the LOC18606740 gene encoding cellulose synthase-like protein G3, giving the protein MGGRGLIAGRTAHAPPLHKFEPLRRTALNRLFAVVYASAIIALLYRHAQTLIYSATSLLSFSLSLSLLISDLVLAFMWTGAQAFRVFPIRRKEFPENLRKIIKEEDFPGLDVFICTADPYKEPPMNVVNTALSLMAYDYPTEKISVYVSDDGGSAFTLFAFMEAAKFASHWLPFCREHNMMERSPEVYFASTYHSWSPEIEKIKMMYEIMKVKVKHIVDKGEISDEYIVDNEYREVFRKWTDGFTRMDHPAVVQVILDKSKDKDISGNFLPNLIYVSRQKSKTSPHHFKAGALNVLLRVSAVMTNAPLILTQDCDMYSNDPQTPLRVLCYLSDPALQSKLAYIQFPQRFHGLNQTDIYASEYKRLFQINPMGFNGLMGPNYVGSGCFFCRRAFFGGPSTLVPPKIPELSPDHVVDKPINSQKILSLAHNVAGCDYENQTEHWGSKNGFRYGSLVEDFYTGYRLQSEGWKSLFCHPERAAFLGDVPITLLDLLSQCKRWCIGLLEVTFSKYNTLIFGSRSMGIMMGLAYSHYAFWPIWGIPITLYSFLPQLALLNKVSIFPKVSEPWCFLYVFLFLGAYGQDFLDFVLAGGTVRRWWNAQRMWMIRGLSCFLLSSVEYLLKSLGISTHSFSLTSKVLDDEQSKRYDQSIFEFGVPSPLFVPLTMAAIINLFSFAWGLIEFWDNGSNKEGLALQMVLAGFIVLNCLPIYGAIALRSDKGKMPTQITVISTFLSVALYIFAYLILKQ; this is encoded by the exons ATGGGCGGCCGAGGTCTAATAGCAGGGCGCACTGCCCATGCTCCTCCTCTTCACAAGTTTGAACCTCTCAGGCGCACGGCCTTGAACCGCCTCTTTGCGGTGGTTTACGCCTCTGCTATTATAGCTCTACTTTATCGCCATGCACAAACACTTATATACTCAGCAACCAGCttactctctttctctttgagCCTCTCCTTGCTCATTTCTGATCTCGTTCTTGCCTTCATGTGGACCGGCGCACAAGCTTTCCGAGTGTTCCCAATTCGTCGCAAGGAGTTCCCCGAAAACCTCAGAAAAATCATCAAGGAAGAAGATTTCCCAGGGTTGGACGTGTTCATATGCACGGCTGATCCTTACAAGGAGCCACCGATGAATGTGGTGAACACAGCCCTCTCGTTGATGGCTTATGATTATCCAACAGAGAAGATTTCGGTCTATGTATCGGACGATGGAGGATCAGCCTTCACTCTCTTTGCTTTCATGGAGGCCGCTAAGTTTGCCAGTCACTGGTTACCATTTTGCAGGGAGCATAATATGATGGAAAGGAGCCCTGAAGTGTATTTTGCATCTACTTATCATTCCTGGAGCCCTGAGATTGAGAAGATTAAG ATGATGTACGAGATTATGAAAGTGAAGGTAAAACACATTGTTGATAAAGGGGAAATTAGTGATGAATACATTGTAGACAATGAATATCGAGAAGTTTTTCGTAAATGGACTGACGGGTTTACTCGTATGGATCATCCTGCTGTGGTTCAG GTTATCTTAGATAAGAGCAAAGATAAAGACATTTCAGGCAATTTCTTGCCAAATCTCATTTATGTCTCAAGACAGAAAAGCAAGACTTCTCCTCACCACTTTAAAGCTGGAGCTCTAAATGTTCTG TTACGAGTATCAGCTGTTATGACCAATGCGCCATTAATCTTGACCCAAGACTGTGACATGTACTCGaatgatcctcaaactcctcTCCGAGTGCTATGTTATCTATCAGACCCTGCACTTCAATCAAAATTGGCATACATTCAATTTCCCCAACGATTTCATGGCCTCAACCAAACTGACATCTATGCTTCTGAGTATAAACGCTTGTTCCAAATTAATCCTATGGGTTTTAATGGGCTAATGGGTCCAAATTATGTGGGATCCGGTTGCTTCTTTTGTCGACGAGCTTTCTTCGGTGGGCCATCAACTTTGGTGCCACCGAAAATCCCTGAACTCAGCCCAGACCATGTGGTAGACAAGCCCATtaattctcaaaaaattttGTCATTGGCACACAATGTAGCAGGTTGCGATTATGAAAACCAAACTGAACATTGGGGCTCCAAA AATGGGTTTAGATATGGATCTTTGGTTGAAGACTTTTACACAGGATATCGACTTCAGAGTGAAGGATGGAAAAGCTTATTCTGTCATCCCGAGAGGGCTGCATTTTTAGGGGATGTGCCAATTACCCTTTTAGATTTACTTAGTCAATGCAAGAGATGGTGCATTGGTCTTTTAGAAGTGACCTTCTCCAAATATAACACTCTCATCTTCGGTTCTCGTTCTATGGGCATTATGATGGGATTAGCTTATTCTCACTATGCATTCTGGCCTATTTGGGGCATCCCGATCACCCTTTATTCTTTCCTCCCCCAGCTAGCTTTGCTCAATAAAGTCAGCATCTTCCCAAAG GTATCAGAACCATGGTGTTTCttatatgtttttcttttcctcggCGCTTATGGGCAAGATTTCCTTGACTTTGTCCTAGCTGGAGGCACTGTCCGAAGGTGGTGGAATGCTCAAAGGATGTGGATGATAAGGGGGCTTTCATGTTTCTTGTTAAGTTCAGTTGAGTACCTGCTCAAGTCTTTAGGGATTTCCACTCATAGTTTTAGCCTAACAAGCAAGGTGCTTGATGATGAACAAAGCAAGAGATACGACCAAAGCATTTTTGAGTTCGGAGTCCCTTCCCCCTTATTTGTGCCATTGACAATGGCAGCAATAATCAACTTATTCTCATTCGCATGGGGACTAATAGAGTTTTGGGATAATGGCAGCAACAAGGAAGGCCTCGCTTTGCAGATGGTATTAGCAGGGTTCATTGTTTTGAATTGCTTGCCAATTTATGGAGCCATTGCCTTGAGGAGTGACAAAGGAAAAATGCCCACCCAAATTACAGTCATCTCAACATTTCTGTCTGTGGctctttatatttttgcttATCTCATTCTCAAGCAATAA
- the LOC18606743 gene encoding cellulose synthase-like protein G3 yields the protein MGGRGLIAGRTAHAPPLHKFEPLRRTALNRLFAVVYASAIIALLYRHAQTLIYSATSLLSFSLSLSLLISDLVLAFMWTGAQAFRVCPIRRKEFPENLRKIIKEEDFPGLDVFICTADPYKEPPMNVVNTALSLMAYDYPTEKISVYVSDDGGSAFTLFAFMEAAKFASHWLPFCREHNMMERSPEVYFASTYHSWSPEIEKIKVMYKTMKVKVERIVDKGEISDEYIVDNEYREAFSKWTDGFTHMDHPAVVQVILDKTKDRDVSGNFLPNLIYVSRQKSKTSPHHFKAGALNVLLRVSAVMTNAPLILTQDCDMYSNDPQTPLRVLCYLSDPAFQSKLAYIQFPQRFRGLNQTDIYASEYKRMFQINPMGFDGLMGPDNFGSGCFFRRRAFFGGPSTLVPPEIPELSPNHVVDKPINSQEIFSLAHNVAGCDYENQTEHWGSKNGFRYGSLVEDFYTGYRLQCEGWKSLFCHPERAAFLGDVPITLLNLLSQCKRWCIGLLEVTFSKYNTLTFGSRSMGLLMGLAYSHYGFWPILCIPITLYSFLPQLTLLNKVSIFPKVSEPWCFLYVFLFLGAYGQDFLDFVLAGGTIRMWWNAQRMWMIRGLSCFLFGSVEYLLKSLGISTYGFSLTSKVLDDEQSKRYGQGIFEFGVPSPLFVPLTMAAIINLFSFAWGLTEFWDNDSNKEGLVLQMVLAGFIVLNCLPIYGAIALRSDKGKMPTQITIISTFLSVALYIFVYLILKQ from the exons ATGGGCGGCCGAGGTCTAATAGCAGGGCGCACTGCCCATGCTCCTCCTCTTCACAAGTTTGAACCTCTCAGGCGCACGGCCTTGAACCGCCTCTTTGCGGTGGTTTACGCCTCTGCTATTATAGCTCTACTTTATCGCCATGCACAAACACTTATATACTCAGCAACCAGCttactctctttctctttgagCCTCTCCTTGCTCATTTCTGATCTCGTTCTTGCCTTCATGTGGACCGGCGCACAAGCTTTCCGAGTGTGCCCAATTCGTCGCAAGGAGTTTCCCGAAAACCTCAGAAAAATCATCAAGGAAGAAGATTTCCCAGGGTTGGACGTGTTCATATGCACGGCTGATCCGTACAAGGAGCCACCGATGAATGTGGTGAACACAGCCCTCTCGTTGATGGCTTATGATTATCCAACAGAGAAGATTTCGGTCTATGTATCGGACGATGGAGGATCAGCCTTCACTCTCTTTGCTTTCATGGAGGCCGCTAAGTTTGCCAGTCACTGGTTACCATTTTGCAGGGAGCATAATATGATGGAAAGGAGCCCTGAAGTGTATTTTGCATCTACTTATCATTCCTGGAGCCCTGAGATTGAGAAGATTAAG GTGATGTACAAGACTATGAAAGTGAAGGTAGAACGCATTGTTGATAAAGGGGAAATTAGTGATGAATACATTGTAGATAACGAATATCGAGAAGCTTTTAGTAAATGGACCGACGGGTTTACTCATATGGATCATCCTGCTGTCGTTCAG GTTATCTTAGATAAGACCAAAGATAGAGACGTTTCAGGCAATTTCTTGCCAAATCTCATTTATGTTTCAAGACAGAAAAGTAAGACTTCTCCTCATCACTTTAAAGCTGGAGCTCTGAATGTTCTG TTACGAGTATCAGCTGTTATGACCAATGCGCCATTAATCTTGACCCAAGATTGTGACATGTACTCGAATGATCCCCAAACTCCTCTCCGGGTGCTATGTTATCTATCAGACCCTGCATTTCAATCAAAATTGGCATATATTCAATTTCCCCAACGATTTCGTGGCCTTAACCAAACTGACATTTATGCTTCTGAGTATAAACGCATGTTCCAAATTAACCCTATGGGTTTTGATGGGCTAATGGGTCCAGATAATTTCGGATCGGGCTGTTTCTTTCGCCGACGAGCTTTCTTTGGTGGCCCATCAACTTTGGTGCCGCCGGAAATCCCTGAACTCAGCCCAAACCATGTGGTAGACAAGCCCATTAATTCTCAGGAAATTTTTTCATTGGCACACAATGTGGCAGGTTGCGACTATGAGAACCAAACCGAACATTGGGGCTCCAAG AATGGGTTTAGATATGGATCTTTGGTTGAGGACTTTTACACAGGATATCGACTTCAATGTGAAGGATGGAAGAGCTTATTCTGCCATCCTGAAAGGGCTGCATTTTTAGGGGATGTGCCAATTACCCTTTTAAATTTACTTAGTCAATGCAAGAGATGGTGCATCGGCCTTTTAGAAGTGACCTTTTCCAAATATAACACTCTCACCTTTGGTTCTCGTTCTATGGGCCTTTTGATGGGATTAGCTTATTCTCACTATGGATTCTGGCCTATTTTATGCATCCCGATCACCCTCTATTCTTTCCTCCCCCAGCTAACTTTGCTCAACAAAGTCAGCATCTTCCCAAAG GTATCAGAACCATGGTGTTTCttatatgtttttcttttcctcggCGCTTATGGGCAAGATTTCCTTGACTTTGTTCTAGCCGGAGGCACTATCCGAATGTGGTGGAATGCTCAAAGGATGTGGATGATAAGGGGGCTTTCATGTTTCTTGTTCGGTTCAGTTGAGTACCTGCTCAAGTCCTTAGGGATTTCCACTTATGGTTTTAGCCTAACAAGCAAAGTGCTTGATGATGAACAAAGCAAGAGATACGGTCAAGGCATCTTTGAGTTCGGAGTCCCCTCCCCCTTGTTTGTGCCATTGACAATGGCAGCAATAATCAACTTATTCTCATTCGCATGGGGATTGACAGAGTTTTGGGATAATGACAGCAACAAGGAAGGCCTTGTTTTACAGATGGTATTAGCAGGGTTCATTGTTTTGAATTGCCTGCCAATTTATGGAGCCATTGCCTTGAGGAGTGACAAAGGAAAAATGCCCACCCAAATTACGATCATCTCAACATTTCTATCTGTGGCTCTTTATATTTTCGTTTATCTCATTCTCAAGCAATAA